The DNA window TCCATCTGCGCCAGCGCGCGGACGACATCGAGCATCTCCCCGGCGGTGGCGACGACGTCGGCCGAGCGGCCCATGCTGAGCGCCACGGCGTTGAGAGCCTCGAGCTCGCGGTTTCGCCGGGCCAGCCCCAGATCGGGATCGGACGGCTCCGGCTCGAGCAGCGGCTCAACCGCCCGCCGGCGCGGCGCCCCGGGCTCGCGGTAGAGCAGGAGCGCCGCCGCGGCGCTGGCGAGCCCGCATATCCCCAGCCCCGTCAGCCACCCCACGAGAGCGCGCCGGCGGCCTTCGCCGTCATCGGCGACGAGCAGCCAGAGCCGGCCCGGCCCTGAGACGGCGACCTGGCCGGCGGGACGGACGAGGAAATCCCGCCCACCGTCGAGGCTGACCTTGCCGGCCACTGTCGCTCCGATCCAGTCCGCCGTCGGCGGACGCTGGAGAGACGAGACGAGCGGACGGCCATTGACGAGGAACAGCATGCCGGGCCGGGCAGAAGCTCCCGCGGCCGGCGGCGCCACGTTCTCGAGCCGGCGGGCGATGACCACGAAACCCGCGGGCCGGGCCTCCCCCGCATTTCCCGCCGCCGGGCCGACCACGGGGACTGCGGCGACGACATAGGGATGGCCGTTGAGAACCGTCAGCCCGGGCGGCGATGCGCTGATGGCCGCGGGGTCGGGAATGGGCGTCGGCGGCAGTGCGGGCACCTGGAGGAGCGCGCTCCCCGCGACGTCGAGGACCGAGACGAAATCGGCAACCCGCTCGAGGGTGAGGGCGGCAAGACGCGGCGAGACGCCTCGGGCCAACGTCGCCCAGTCGCCCTTGGCGACGCCGTCCACAAGGGCCGGGTCTCGCGCGAGCAGCCGCGCCTCGCGGACCAGCGCGGCCTGCGCATCGGCCACGAGCGTGGCCGCCGACTCCTGGGCGCGCGCCGCCGCCTGCTCTCGCGCGAGCGAGACATGGCGGAGGGCGACGGCGACGCCGCCCGCGCCCAGCGCGGAGAGCGCCAGTGCGCCGAGCGCGACTCCAAAGAGAAGATCCCGTCTCGAGGAACGCATGAAGGGAGCCGGGCCTCATGAGACCCGGTCAGACCAGCATATGCAGAACGGCCCACGAGGGCAACTTTCGCGGCGCCCCCGTCTCCCCCCGCCTGCACGCTGGTCAAAAGGGGTCCAGATGCGAGGCGGCGCCCGACGGCCGCAGGCCGGCGAGAAGGGTCCAGATGCGAGGCGGCGAGGGAGGCGACGAGCGAGGCGTACTTCCCGTACGTTGAGCGAGGAGCAACCGAGCCAACGAAGCAGATGGGCCCTTATCGGCGGCCTGGGCTAGAGGCCGAGGTAGGCCTGTTTGATGTGGGGGCTCGCGAGCAGGGCCTCGCGCGGGCCTTCGAGCGCGATGCGCCCGTTCTCGAGGACATAGCCGCGGTGGCAGAGCTCGAGCGCGCGCAGGACGTTCTGCTCCACCAGCAGAATCGTCAACCCCGCCCGGTTGATGCGCTGGAGGTCCTCGAAGATCGTTCGCACCACGACGGGGGCCAGACCCAGGCTGGGCTCATCCAGCATCAGAAGACGCGGCTTCGCCATGAGCCCGCGGCCGATGGCGCACATCTGCTGCTCGCCGCCCGACAGCGTGCCCGCCACCTGCCTCTGCCGCTCCGAGAGGCGCGGGAAGAGATCGAAGACCCACGCGAGCGTCTCGGCCCGGCGCCGGCGCGCTTCGACCGACCTGGCGCCCAGCTCGAGGTTCTCTCTCACCGTCATCGTGGGGAAGAGCTGGCGGCCCTCGGGCACGTGCGCGATGCCGCGCGCGACGACGTCTGCGGGACCGAGACCGTCGAGGCGCTCGCCGGCGAACTCGATGCTCCCGCTGCGGAGCGGCAGCAGGCCGGAGACGGCGCGGAGTGTCGTCGTCTTCCCCGCCCCGTTGCCGCCGATGAGCGCCACCGTCTCGCCTTCACGCACCTCGAGCGAGGCCTCGTGGACGGCCGTCATGTCCCCGTACCCGACCTGGATCCCGTCAAGGCGCAGCAGGGTGGACATACTCCTCCCCGAGGTAGGCTTCGATGACCCGGCGGTCGGCGGCGACGGCCCGCGGCGGACCCTCGGCGATCTTCTCGCCGAACGAGAGCACCACGATGCGGTGCGAGAGCGACATGACGGCGCGCATGTTGTGCTCGATGAGCAGCACGGACACCCCGCCCGCGTTGATGGCGCCGACCAGCCGGACCATGGTGTCGATCTCGGTCGCGTTGAGCCCGGCCATGACTTCATCGAGCAGCAGCAGAGTCGGTTCTGTGGCGAGCGCGCGAGCCAGCTCGAGCCGCTTGCGGTCGGCGAGCGTCAGCCCCGCGGCGGGCTCGCGCTGCCGCGCGCCGAGCCCGACGCGCTCCACGACGGCCCGCGCCGCATCGAGGGCCTCCCCCATGGCGGGGTGCCGGGTGAGCGCCGCGATCCTGACATTCTCGACGACGGAGAGCTGCGGGAACGGCCGGACGATCTGGAAGGTGCGCGCCAGCCCGAGCCGGCAGATCTCGTGGGGCTTGAGGCCGTGGAGGCGGCGGCCGCGGAAGCGGACCTCTCCCGAGTCGGACGCAAGGAAACCCGAAAGCAGGTTGAAGACCGTGGTCTTCCCCGCCCCGTTGGGCCCGATCATCCCGAGCATCTCGCCCTGGGCCATGGACAGGTCGAGGCCGCCGACGGCCTGGAGACCCCCGAAGCGCTTGCTGAGGCCCGAGACCTCGAGCAGGGTCATGCCGACCGCCTCCTTGCGAAGCGCAGGAGCGCCGGGTACGCGCCCTGGGGCAGGAACAGCACCACGGCGATCAGCAGGAGACCGTAGACGATCAGGTGCGCGCCGTTCCAGCCGCCCTGCGAGAAGTACGTGCGCGAAATCTCGGCGAGCGGGCTCAGGATGAACGAGCCGAAGATGGGGCCCAGCACCGTGCCCGCGCCGCCCACGATGGGCCGAATGATGATCTCCACCGACAGCGGGATGCCGAAGACCGCGTTGGGCTGCAGCGAGAAGAGGTAGAAGGCGTAGAACGTCCCGCCCACGCCCGTGAGGAAGGACGACAGCACCATCGCCAGCATCTTGCAGCGGAAGGTGTCCACACCCAGGGCCTCGCAGGCGCCCTCGTCCTGGCGGATGGCCGTGAGGTACGAGCCGAGGCGGTGGCGCTCGAGTGCCCACACGAGCGCCGTCGCTCCCAGCATGAGCGCGAGGGCGACGTAGTAGTAGCCGCGGTTGTCCTGGAACTGGAACTGCCGCGGGTTGCCCGTGAACGTGATGTAGAGGCCGAGCGCGCCGCCGACGGCGTCGACGTTCAGCGCCACGACGCGGCAGATCTCGGCGAAGGCGACCGTCAGCAGGACGAAGTAGAAGCCGCGTAGGCCGAACCGGAAGCCCAGATAGCCGATGACCGCCCCGAGCGCCGCGGCCAGCACCCCGCCGATCCACATGCCGATCCAGGGCGTGAGCCCCGCGTGCATGGACAGGAGGGCCGCCGCGTAGCCCCCGACGCCGACGAAGGCCGCGTGCCCCGCGGACAGCTGCCCCGCGTAACCGCCGACGATGTTCCAGGCCTGGCCGAGGTAGGCGTAGAAGAAGATGAAGATCAGCACGGTGACCACGTAGGAGCTCACGACCCACGGCAGCGCGACGAGGACTGCCACGGCCAGGAGCGCGGCAAGCTTCACGCGGGAGCTCAGGCCGTGGTCTTGCCGAAGAGGCCGGCCGGCCGGAAGAGCAGGATGGCGATCAGGAGCCCGAAGCTGACCAGCTCCTTCATCGAGGGGGAGAGGAACACGGCGCCCATCGATTCGGCGACCGAGACGAGGATGCCGCCGGCAAAGGCGCCCGGGAGGCTGCCCATGCCGCCGATGATGACGATGTTGAACGAGGTCACGGAGAGCCCAAGACCGCTAGTCGGCTGGAAGGGCAAGATGGGCGACACCAGCGCCCCGGCGGCGCCCACGCAGGCGGCGCCGACGCCGAACGCGGCGGCGTAGACACGGCGCACGTCCGCCCCGATGACGCGGGCGCCGTACGGGTTGTCGGCGGCGGCGCGCATGGTCCGGCCGAGGTCGGTGCGCGAGAGAAACAGCCACAGCGCGGCCGTGAGCGCCATCGCGACGCCGAAGGTCAGCAGGCGGGTCACGTCGACGAAGATGGGGCCGAGCCACAGGGTGGACCGGCTGAGCGGTGAACGCACGCGCGTCGGGTCGGGACCGAAGGCGACCAGCGCGGCGTTCTCGAGGACGAGGGCGACGCCGAGCATCAGGAGGATCTGCATCTCGTGCGGCGCGTCCACGATGCGGTCGACGAGTCCCCGCTGGACCGCGAACCCGAGAAGGAAGAGCGCCGCGGCGCAGACGACGAAGCCCCCGTAGGGGTCGATCCCAGCGCGGGAGGCGAGCAGCCAGGCGAGGTACATGCCCCAGACCATCATGTCGCCGTGGGCGAAGTTGACGACGCGCATCACCCCGAAGATCAGGGTGAGCCCGACGGCCATCAGGCTGTAGACACCGCCGAAGAGGAAGCCGCTGAGCAGGCCCTGTCCGATGAGGGTCGGATCCACCCTATTGCCCTCCCGGCCGGGGCCCGTCGGCGGTCAACGCTTGGGACGCGGGAAGACGAACTTCTGGAGCGCGGCCTCCTTGGGCCACACCGCGACGGGCTTCTGGTTAAGGATCTGCACCATGGTTGTGATCGCGTTGGGGTTGTCGCCGATCTCGTTGAAGACGACCGGGCCGGCATACTGCATCAGGCCGCCCGCGTAGTTCGTCTTCTTGATGGCCTCCACGATGGTGTCCGGATCCGCGGACTTCGCGCGCTCGAGGATATCGGCGATCAGCATCATGCCGTCGTAGGAGTACCCGGAGTTCGTGTCGAAGGTCTTGCCACCGGACCGCTTCAGGTAGTCCTCCGCCACCTTCTGGGTGCGCGGGTTCTTGAAGTTTGCCCACGGAAGGCTGCTCATGACGTACTCGAGGTCTTCCTTCAGGGCGGCGAGCTGGCCGGCCTCGTAGAGACCGGGGCTCCCCGGCCCGACGATGCCCAGGATGTCGAGCCGCTGCTTGCGGATCTCGGGCAGCAGCAGCTGCGCGCTGGCCGGGCGCGTGATGGGCGCGATGATGTCGGGCTTCGCCGCCTTGGCGCGCGAGACCTCCGTCGAGAGATCCTGGGGCGGCTCCGGCCACGGGATCACGTCGACGATATCCCAGGACGGCTTCGCCGCCGCATGGGCCGCCTGGAAGCCCTTCGCGTTGTTCTGGCCGAAGAGATCGTTGCAGTACATCAGGACGACCCGCTTGGGCGACACCCCGGCTTCCTTGAAGATCTCGCCGAAGTACTGCACGGCCTTCCGGCCGAAGGATGAGCCGGTTGGAAAGTTCCGGTAGACGTACTGGACCTTCTGCTGCCCCTCCTGCACCGATTTCGCGACGTTCGCCGTGATCGGGTCGGCCGCGGCGATGTCGACCAGGAATGGTATGCGCCGCTGCTGCGTCACGGGGACCATGGCCGCCGTGCTGCCGGAGTCGAAGGAGCCCATCAGCATCTGCGCGCCCTGGTTGATGACGCGCTCGGCCTCGCTCCGCCCCACGTCGGGCTTCGTCTGGGTGTCCCCGACCAGCAGCTCGAGCTTCATCCCGCCCATCGACTTGATCCCGCCGGCGGCGTTGATGGCGTCGGCGGCCATCTGGGCGCCCAGCCGGCAGGCCTGCCCCGGTTCGGCAAGCGGCCCCGTCATGGGATGGACCACGCCGACCTTGAATGTGGGCGCCTGCGCCCGCAGGACCGCGGGAAAACCCACGAGCGCCGTCGCGCCCGCCGCGGCTCCCGCTGTCTTGAGGAAGGTCCTGCGATCCGTGCCTTTGCCTGTCCGGTGCTCACCCATCACGACCCCCTTTATTTCCGGCTGTAGTCGTAGAAGCCGCGCCCCGTCTTTCGCCCGAGCCTGCCCGCCATCACCATGCGCTTGAGGAGCGGCGGGGGCGCGTACCTGGCCTCGCGGAACTCCTCGAACATCACCTCGGCGACGAACATGGTCGTGTCCAGCCCGACCAGGTCCAGCAGGGTGAACGGCCCCATCGGGTATCCGCAGCCGAGCTTCATCGCCTGGTCGACGTCCTCGAGCGTGGCGAGGCCGCCCTCATAGACGCGGATGGCGTCGAGGAGGTAGGGCACAAGCAGCCGGTTGACGATGAAGGCGGTCGAGTCCTTGGTCTTGACCGGCACCTTGCCGACGGCCTGCACCCACTCGTAGGCGGCCGCAACCGTCGCGGGGTCGGTCAGGATGGACTGCACGACCTCCACGAGCTTCATGAGCGGCACCGGATTGAAGAAGTGCAGTCCCAGCACCTGCCCCGGGCGCTTCGTGGCGGCGGCCATCGCGGTGACGTTGCAGGAGGAGGTGTTCGACGCCAGCAGCGCGTGGGGCCGGCAAATGGCGTCGAGCCTGGCGAAGGTCTCGTTCTTCAGCGGCTGGTTTTCGGTGATGGCCTCGATGACGAGGTCGCAGTCCTTGAGGTCTTCAAGCTGCGTCGAGCCCTTGAGACGCCCCAGCGTCTCGTCCTTGACCCGTTCCTCCATCTTGGCCTTGGCGACCAGCCCCTCGAGGCTTTTGCGCATCCCGCCGAGCCCCTTGTCGAGGAAAGCCTGGTTCGCCTCGATCACCACGGTCGGAAAGCCGGCCTGCGCCGACACCTGCGCGATGCCGGAACCCATGAGCCCGCAACCGATCACACCGACCTGCTTGATGGCCATGCGAAAGCGACCTCCTCAGGGCGAGCTGCGGACTACGACGCGAAGCGGCGGCGGGCTACCTGCGGCCGCGGCCGGGCAGCGACCGCAGGGCCATCATCTCGTGCTCGATATCGCCTGGCGGGCACGGGTTCCTGATGGTCATCGTGACCGACGCGGCGTCGGTGCCGTACCGGACCGAGCCGTCGGGCATCACCTGCGGTTGGTCGAAGCGCACGGGCCTGGCCTGGACCGCGTCGGGTCGGAGCATCTCGCGCATCACCGACTCGGGCTTCTCGACGGGCCGCGCGAGCATCTGGAGGATCATCGGCGCGTTGAGGCCCTGGCGGACCTCCTCGGCGGCCGCGGGGGCGCTGATGCCCCCCGCCACTGTGGCCGACAGCACCAGCCCGATCACAATCCGCCTAGTCATGCAACCCTCCGCCACGCCGACCATTGTCCATCACCCGCCCCATCATAGCCGGATCGACCTCAATCGTGCCCAAGAATCGTACTGCCGACTCCTTAGTCATATTGCCAACTCTTTAGTCGTACTGCCAACTCTTTAGTCGTACTGAATGAGGGACTCGATGCGGTAGCCCTTCAGCCGCTCGCGCCCCTTGAGAAATCTCAGCTCGATCAGGAACTCGCAGGCGACCACGGCGCCTCCCAGCCGCTCGACCAGGCGCAGCGTCGCGGCCATCGTGCCGCCCGTCGCGAGGAGGTCGTCCACGGCCAGGACCTTCTGGCCCTTGGTGATAGCGTCCTCGTGGATGGCGAGCACATCCCGGCCGTACTCGAGCTCGTACTCTTCCTCGATCACCACCGCGGGGAGCTTGCCCTTCTTGCGCACGGGCACGAAGCCCGCCCCGATCTCTCGCGCCAGCACCCCGCCGAAGATGAAACCGCGCGACTCGACACCGACCACGACGTCGACCGAGCCCTTCCGGTACTTCGCGGCCAGATGCTCGATCACCGCCGCCCACGCCGGCCCGTCCTTGAGCAGCGTGGTGATGTCTCTGAAGAGAATGCCCTCGGTGGGGAAGTCCTTGATATCGCGGATCTTTGCCTTCAGCGACGCCACGTCCATGAGGGGAAGGATGTTACCCGCCGGAAAGGAATGACGCAACACGAAAAAGCCGTCAGCGCATCAGTCGTGAGGCCAGATCGCCGAGGTCGGCGACGATCAGATCGGCGTGGGCGGCGCCGGGCCGCCCGGCAGCGGCGTAGTGGACGCCGCGCATCCCGACGCGCTGCGCCCCCTGCACGTCGGCGACCGGATTGTCACCCACGTGGGCCGCCTCACCCGCCCCGATACCAAGTTCCGCGAGCGTTCGCCGGAAGATCTCGGCGTCGGGTTTGCGGTAGCCGACCTCGTCGGAGTAGGAGGCGGCCGTGAAGTGGCGAAGGAGATCGTGCCGCTCGAGGACCCGGCGCAGGATGACGCCGGGAGTCCGGCCGGTATTGGAGATGATGCCCAGCGCGATGCCCCGCGACGCGAGCTCCCGCACGGCCTCCGCGGCCCGGGGCTCCAGCTCGGGCGGCACGTGGAGCACCGGCTCGATGTAGCCGGCGAGCGCCTCCTTGAAAAGGGCGGGCGTCATGACTCGGGAGACGCCCGGCGACGCCGTCTCCAGGACGAGCCGCACCTGCTCGGCTATCAGCGGATCGCGGTGGCGGCCCCAGAAACGCTCGACGAGCACGTGCTCGGAGCGGTCGTAGGCCTCCGCCGCCTCCGCCTCGCCGATCCCGCTGCCGGCGCCCGCCAGCACGCGCTGCAGCGCCTGAATGCGAAGGACGCGCTGCCGGCGCAGATTCTCCGGCGAGTCGCGGACGAGGGTTTCCCAGAAGTCGAACGTGACGGCCTTGATCATCCGCCTACTCGAACTTCGCCGGGCGCTTCTCGAGGAACGCCAGCGCGGCTTCGCGCCCGGCGCTGGTCGCGTAGTTCCGGGCGAACGCGTCGATGCCGATGCGGATGGCGGAGGCCAGGTCCGTGTTCCGCCAGCGGATCATCAGCTCCTTCTGGAGCCTGATGGCCGGCGGCGCGCACGCGAGGATCTTCTCGACGAGCGCGGCCGTGACCGCTTCCATCTCCTCCGCCGGCGCCACACGGTTGACGAGTCCCCAGGCGAGAGCCTGGTCGGCGGCGATAGTGTCGCCCGTCAGAAGCATCTCGGCCGCGCGTCCGGGGCCGACGAGCGCGGGCAGGAGCGCCGCCTCGATCACCGAGGGCGCCCCCACCTTCACCTCGGGCAATCCCAGCTGGGCGCCGGCGGCGGCGACGCGGAGGTCGCAGGCCATCGCGAGCTCGAAGCCGGCGCCCAGGCACGGGCCGTTGACCATCGCGACGGTCGGGAAGGGCGCGTCGTGGACGGCGTGGATCGCCTCGTGCAGCGACGTGATGAGCGCCTTGGCCGTGGCAGGACGTAGGTCCCGGAGCACCTGCACCTGCATGCCGGCCGTGAACGCGCGCCCGGCGCCCGTCACGACCGCCGCGCGCACGCCTTCGTCCCGCGCGAGAGCCTCGAATGCCGCGCGCAGCTCGGCGATGAGCTCGGGGACGATCAGGTTGAGCGGCGGGCGGTCGAGCGTGACCCACGCGCAGCCGGCCTTCTTCTCGACGCGCACGAGCGCGGGCATGGGCACCTATTCAGCCCTCGCCTCGCCGCCGATCCACTCAGCTCTCGCCTCAGGGTTTCGCCCTTCAGCTCGAACCGCCACGCCTGCGGCTCCTCGGCAGCGTCTCAGCTCGAACATCAGTACCGGCGCATCGACGGGTCGACGGTGCGGGCCCACGCGTCGAGGCCGCCCGCCAGGTTCCGAACATTGGCGAAGCCGAGGCCGCGGAGGTATTCGGCGACGGCGGCGCTGCGCACGCCCTGGTGGCAGTAGACGATGATCTCGGCGGCCGGGTCGAGCTCGTCCGAGCGCAGCTCGATCTCCTCGATGGGGATATGCAGGGCATTGTCGAGCCGGCAGAGCCGCGTCTCCCAATCCTGGCGGACGTCGAGGAGCACGAGGGGCTCGCGCTGATCGAGCCGCTGCTTCAGTTCAACGGCCGTCAGTTCAGCACTCACGGGTGTGGGTCGGCGCTCATGGGTGCGGGCCCTCCGGGTCCGACGATATCATGCCGCGGCCCCCTCGTCAGGGAGCAGGACGGACGTCTCGGGCGAAACCTCTACCCTGACCTGGTCGCCCAGCTTGAAGCTCCGCCCGACGAGGGCCGAGGTGATCATCTCGACCCTGATCGTGCCCCCGGGGATCGTCACGTCGTAGAGCTGGCGCGAGCCCTCGAAGACGTGGGCGGCCACCGTCCCCGGGATGCCGCCGGCCGACCGCTCCCCCTCCTCGACGCGAAGCGCCTCGGGCCTCAGGCAGAGGAGCGCCCGGTCCCCCACCGACCAGGCGTGCGCACCCGACGACACGGGCAGGCGCGCGCCGCCTCGGGTCTGGACGACCACGCCCATCTCGCGCAGCTCGACCACGCTCACCGGCACGAGGTTCGCGGCGCCGACGAACTCGGCCACGAACGCGTTCCGCGGCTTCCAGTAGATCTCCTCGGGCCGCCCCTCCTGCACGAGGGCGCCGTCCGAGAGCACCGCGATCCGGGTGGAGAGCGACAGCGCCTCGGCCTGGTCGTGGGTGACGTACAGCGTCGTGATGCCGACGTCGCGGTGGAGTCTCGCCAGCTCGAGCCGCATCTGGGAGCGGAGCTGGGCGTCGAGGTTCGACAACGGCTCGTCGAGCAGGAGGAGGCGCGGCTGGACGATCAGCGTGCGCGCGAGCGCCACGCGCTGCTGCTGCCCCCCAGAGAGCTGCGTCGGCCGTCTCGTCTCGAAGCCCTCGAGCCCCACCTGCTGAAGCGCGGCCTTGACCTTGCGGTCGAGCTCGGCCCCGGAGACCCGGCGCTCGCGCAGCCCGAAGGCGACGTTCTCGAAGACGCTCATGTGCGGCCACAGCGCGTAGTGCTGGAAGACCATGCCCAGGTTGCGCTTCCACGGCGGCACGGAGTCGATCGGCTCGTCGTCCACGAAGATGCGCCCCAGGTCGGGCTGGACGAAGCCCGCGAGCATGCGCAGGAGCGTGGTCTTGCCGCAGCCCGACGGGCCCAGCAGGGTGTAGAACTCGCCGGGGCGTATAGAGATGGACACGTCTTTCACGGCCCAGGCGGCGCCGTAGCGCTTGCCCACCCCTTCCATGCGCACCTCGGACACCCGGATCACCGTTTCGTCTTGCGTCACGAGCGTGCCTCCTTTGGATATGCCCCCGGCGGATATGCCCCCGGCCCGGACAGCCCTGCCAGCAGCGGCACTACCAGGAGGCCCAGGCCGGCCAGCACCAGGTAAACCGCGCCCGGAGGCATCCAGGCGAGGAGGGTCGTGGCGATGACCGGGCCCAGGAACGCGGCCGCGATCCGCGATGAGTTCACGATACCGATGGCCGTCCCCGACGCCCGCTGGGCGATGGCCGCCACGGACAGCGGGAAGACCGGGGCTATGCAGAGCACCTGCAGGAAGCGGAGCACGCCGAAGCTCCAGACGTCGGGGGCGGCGGCCAGCGCCGCCAGCCCGAGCGACGAGGCCGCAAGGAACCACACAATGGTGCGCCGGTCGCCCACGATCTCGCCGACACGCGGGGCGAGCATGGCGCCGACCGCCGCGGCCGCGCCGGTGGCCAAGAGCAGGAACCCGCTCACCTCGAGCATGTCCGACGGAGCGACTCCCAGCGGCGGGAGGATCTGCGGCAGGATGGCCGTGAGAAAGAAGACCTGCGTCGAGCCCGCGAGGACCAGGAGGCAGACCGTCGCCACCTCCTTGACCGACGCCGTCGGCGGGCGCTCGTGTGGGAGCAGCTCCACCGGCCGGTACGGCACGCCCCACGCGACCAGGGCCGAGCAGGCCCAGAGCATGAGGCCCGCCGCCACGAACGAAAACCGGAAGCCGATGCGCCCGGCCACGAGCGCGCCCGCGGCCGGGCCGAGCACCTGCCCCAGCGTCATGCCGGACTGGATCGACGCGATACCGCGCCGCACGTCGCGGCCGGAGCGCCCCACCATGATGAAGGCGAACGTCGACACGGCGCCCATGAAGCCCAGCAGCATGCGCGAGAAGAACAGCTCCGGAAGGGTGCGAGCCATCGCCATGAGGAAGAAGCCCCCGCCCTGCAGGAGCTGGGTGAGAATGTACGATCGCTTCGGGTGGCGCTCGCCGAAGAAGCGCGCCGAGAACGGCGCCGTCACCACGGTCACGAGCGAGCTGACGCCGAGGATCCAGCCCGTCCAGCGGAGCGTCGCCGCCGCGTCCACCGTCGACATCTTCAGGATGTAGAAGGGCAGGCTGACGAACACGAACGACCAGGCGAAGGTGCCGAAGAACATCGAGAACGGCAGCACCCAGTCGCCCCGGAACGTTTGCTTAGCCATGCCCTACGCCCGGAAGAGCCCGGCGCCGCCGCGCGCGAGGCGCGTGGCGAGCCAGGTGCCGGCCGCGACGAGCACGATGGCGACCACGCCGAGCGCGGCGCCGGGGCCGCGGCCCACGGCCGACTGCATGTAGAGATAAATGCCGTACGAGAGCGGCCCGAGCTCGACGTTCGGCACGAGAAGAATGGTCGAGGAGAGATCCACCGCGGAGCTGACGAAAGCCAGGAGCCCGCCCGCCAGGAGCCCGCGCCCCATGAGCGGGAGCGTCACCTTGAGAAAGGCGCGCGCGCGGCTGGCGCCCAGGTTCTGCGCCGCTTCTTCGAGCGAGACCGGCAGCTGCTGGAGCGCGGCGTAGGC is part of the Candidatus Methylomirabilota bacterium genome and encodes:
- a CDS encoding ABC transporter substrate-binding protein, producing MGEHRTGKGTDRRTFLKTAGAAAGATALVGFPAVLRAQAPTFKVGVVHPMTGPLAEPGQACRLGAQMAADAINAAGGIKSMGGMKLELLVGDTQTKPDVGRSEAERVINQGAQMLMGSFDSGSTAAMVPVTQQRRIPFLVDIAAADPITANVAKSVQEGQQKVQYVYRNFPTGSSFGRKAVQYFGEIFKEAGVSPKRVVLMYCNDLFGQNNAKGFQAAHAAAKPSWDIVDVIPWPEPPQDLSTEVSRAKAAKPDIIAPITRPASAQLLLPEIRKQRLDILGIVGPGSPGLYEAGQLAALKEDLEYVMSSLPWANFKNPRTQKVAEDYLKRSGGKTFDTNSGYSYDGMMLIADILERAKSADPDTIVEAIKKTNYAGGLMQYAGPVVFNEIGDNPNAITTMVQILNQKPVAVWPKEAALQKFVFPRPKR
- a CDS encoding ABC transporter ATP-binding protein → MSTLLRLDGIQVGYGDMTAVHEASLEVREGETVALIGGNGAGKTTTLRAVSGLLPLRSGSIEFAGERLDGLGPADVVARGIAHVPEGRQLFPTMTVRENLELGARSVEARRRRAETLAWVFDLFPRLSERQRQVAGTLSGGEQQMCAIGRGLMAKPRLLMLDEPSLGLAPVVVRTIFEDLQRINRAGLTILLVEQNVLRALELCHRGYVLENGRIALEGPREALLASPHIKQAYLGL
- a CDS encoding ABC transporter ATP-binding protein; translated protein: MTLLEVSGLSKRFGGLQAVGGLDLSMAQGEMLGMIGPNGAGKTTVFNLLSGFLASDSGEVRFRGRRLHGLKPHEICRLGLARTFQIVRPFPQLSVVENVRIAALTRHPAMGEALDAARAVVERVGLGARQREPAAGLTLADRKRLELARALATEPTLLLLDEVMAGLNATEIDTMVRLVGAINAGGVSVLLIEHNMRAVMSLSHRIVVLSFGEKIAEGPPRAVAADRRVIEAYLGEEYVHPAAP
- a CDS encoding rhodanese-like domain-containing protein, producing MSAELTAVELKQRLDQREPLVLLDVRQDWETRLCRLDNALHIPIEEIELRSDELDPAAEIIVYCHQGVRSAAVAEYLRGLGFANVRNLAGGLDAWARTVDPSMRRY
- a CDS encoding 3-hydroxybutyryl-CoA dehydrogenase; amino-acid sequence: MAIKQVGVIGCGLMGSGIAQVSAQAGFPTVVIEANQAFLDKGLGGMRKSLEGLVAKAKMEERVKDETLGRLKGSTQLEDLKDCDLVIEAITENQPLKNETFARLDAICRPHALLASNTSSCNVTAMAAATKRPGQVLGLHFFNPVPLMKLVEVVQSILTDPATVAAAYEWVQAVGKVPVKTKDSTAFIVNRLLVPYLLDAIRVYEGGLATLEDVDQAMKLGCGYPMGPFTLLDLVGLDTTMFVAEVMFEEFREARYAPPPLLKRMVMAGRLGRKTGRGFYDYSRK
- a CDS encoding enoyl-CoA hydratase-related protein, whose translation is MPALVRVEKKAGCAWVTLDRPPLNLIVPELIAELRAAFEALARDEGVRAAVVTGAGRAFTAGMQVQVLRDLRPATAKALITSLHEAIHAVHDAPFPTVAMVNGPCLGAGFELAMACDLRVAAAGAQLGLPEVKVGAPSVIEAALLPALVGPGRAAEMLLTGDTIAADQALAWGLVNRVAPAEEMEAVTAALVEKILACAPPAIRLQKELMIRWRNTDLASAIRIGIDAFARNYATSAGREAALAFLEKRPAKFE
- a CDS encoding branched-chain amino acid ABC transporter permease codes for the protein MDPTLIGQGLLSGFLFGGVYSLMAVGLTLIFGVMRVVNFAHGDMMVWGMYLAWLLASRAGIDPYGGFVVCAAALFLLGFAVQRGLVDRIVDAPHEMQILLMLGVALVLENAALVAFGPDPTRVRSPLSRSTLWLGPIFVDVTRLLTFGVAMALTAALWLFLSRTDLGRTMRAAADNPYGARVIGADVRRVYAAAFGVGAACVGAAGALVSPILPFQPTSGLGLSVTSFNIVIIGGMGSLPGAFAGGILVSVAESMGAVFLSPSMKELVSFGLLIAILLFRPAGLFGKTTA
- a CDS encoding adenine phosphoribosyltransferase, which produces MDVASLKAKIRDIKDFPTEGILFRDITTLLKDGPAWAAVIEHLAAKYRKGSVDVVVGVESRGFIFGGVLAREIGAGFVPVRKKGKLPAVVIEEEYELEYGRDVLAIHEDAITKGQKVLAVDDLLATGGTMAATLRLVERLGGAVVACEFLIELRFLKGRERLKGYRIESLIQYD
- a CDS encoding HAD family hydrolase gives rise to the protein MIKAVTFDFWETLVRDSPENLRRQRVLRIQALQRVLAGAGSGIGEAEAAEAYDRSEHVLVERFWGRHRDPLIAEQVRLVLETASPGVSRVMTPALFKEALAGYIEPVLHVPPELEPRAAEAVRELASRGIALGIISNTGRTPGVILRRVLERHDLLRHFTAASYSDEVGYRKPDAEIFRRTLAELGIGAGEAAHVGDNPVADVQGAQRVGMRGVHYAAAGRPGAAHADLIVADLGDLASRLMR
- a CDS encoding branched-chain amino acid ABC transporter permease, translating into MKLAALLAVAVLVALPWVVSSYVVTVLIFIFFYAYLGQAWNIVGGYAGQLSAGHAAFVGVGGYAAALLSMHAGLTPWIGMWIGGVLAAALGAVIGYLGFRFGLRGFYFVLLTVAFAEICRVVALNVDAVGGALGLYITFTGNPRQFQFQDNRGYYYVALALMLGATALVWALERHRLGSYLTAIRQDEGACEALGVDTFRCKMLAMVLSSFLTGVGGTFYAFYLFSLQPNAVFGIPLSVEIIIRPIVGGAGTVLGPIFGSFILSPLAEISRTYFSQGGWNGAHLIVYGLLLIAVVLFLPQGAYPALLRFARRRSA